The window ATCTGGTGATCGCCACCTGCGGCATTGGCAAAGCCAATACAGCAGCGACAACCGCGCTGCTGATTCAGCAATTGCAGCCAGCGTTAGTTGTAATGATCGGCTGCGGCGGTGCCTTTCCCGACTGTGGACTGCAACTGGGCGATCTGGCCATTGCCAGTGAAGAGATCTACGCCGATGAGGGCGTTATGACGCCAGAGGGATTCCTCAACATGGCGGACCTCAAGTTGCCATTAGCCGACACACCAACAACACCTTATTTCAACCGCTTTCCCGTTGATCAACCACTGGCTGAGCAGGCGTGTCAGCGCCTTAACAGCGAATCAACTCGCTGTGTGAGCGGTCCGTTCTCCACCGTGTCCACCTGCAGCGGCACCAACGAACTCAGCCACCAGCGCCAGCAACAGACCCACGCCATCATTGAAAACATGGAGGGAGCAGCGGCAGCCCATCACTGTCTACTCACTCAGACCCGTTTTTTGGAGCTACGCAGTGTTTCCAACTTTGTTGAACAGCGTGATCTCTCGCGCTGGGACTTGCCACTGGCGATGACCAATGCCCAAAAGGCTTTTTTATCCCTGGTTGACCAGGGTCTCTTTAGTGGATTGTTCTCATGACTGAATTAACTTTAGGCTACTCCCCCTGCCCCAACGATACGTTTATTTTCAACGCTCTGATTCATGGTCTGGTGCCTTGTCCCGGCGTCACCTTTCACGAACGCCTTGAGGATGTAGAAACCCTCAACCGTCTGGCCTTGAAAACACAACTCGATCTGACTAAGATCTCTTATCACGCCTTCGGTCATCTGCGCCGCGACTATGTTCTGCTTCACTCGGGTGGCGCTCTGGGGCGCGGGTGTGGACCACTGGTGGTTGCTACGCAACCTATGACGATGAAGGATCTGCACGACAAACCCATTTTGATTCCCGGCGAGTTGACCACCGCCAACCTGCTACTGCAACTTTACGACCAGAAAT of the Desulfuromonas acetoxidans DSM 684 genome contains:
- the mqnB gene encoding futalosine hydrolase, with product MIVLVTAVDQENTLLRQRLTAPQQHRCAHINLTSGAMGHLNLVIATCGIGKANTAATTALLIQQLQPALVVMIGCGGAFPDCGLQLGDLAIASEEIYADEGVMTPEGFLNMADLKLPLADTPTTPYFNRFPVDQPLAEQACQRLNSESTRCVSGPFSTVSTCSGTNELSHQRQQQTHAIIENMEGAAAAHHCLLTQTRFLELRSVSNFVEQRDLSRWDLPLAMTNAQKAFLSLVDQGLFSGLFS